One genomic window of Polyangium aurulentum includes the following:
- the ligD gene encoding non-homologous end-joining DNA ligase yields MTSARPLETIQDLVNQIPGARPGKLSDAPQPELAKLVERPPEGDEWLHEIKLDGYRAFCLIEGGVARLVSRRGLALTDSFPRVAVAAAKLPVRTALLDGEVAVLVPGGRTSFHALQNATGGRVNGELVYFAFDLLHLDGTNLCNASLDDRKRVLQRVVPAKGVVRYTPHIIGGGPEMFANACKLGLEGIISKRRDAAYRGGRSRCWLKSKCTYQQEFVVVGYTTSDAGASFGALLLGVHDERGQLVYVGRAGTGFSAKELIEIGRALKKMERKDPPFVGKRPGPARVMRWVEPMLVVEVRFTEWTEDGCLRHPSFLGVRLDKDPKEVVRERPG; encoded by the coding sequence ATGACCAGCGCTCGCCCGCTGGAAACCATCCAGGATCTGGTAAATCAAATCCCCGGCGCCCGGCCCGGCAAGCTATCCGATGCGCCCCAGCCCGAGCTGGCAAAGCTCGTCGAGCGGCCGCCGGAAGGGGACGAGTGGCTGCACGAGATCAAGCTCGACGGCTACCGGGCCTTCTGCCTCATCGAAGGCGGGGTTGCACGGCTGGTGAGCCGCCGCGGCCTCGCCCTCACCGACAGCTTCCCGCGCGTCGCCGTCGCCGCCGCCAAGCTGCCCGTCCGCACGGCGTTGCTCGACGGCGAGGTGGCCGTGCTCGTCCCCGGGGGCAGGACGAGCTTCCACGCGCTGCAGAACGCGACCGGCGGGCGCGTGAACGGCGAGCTGGTCTATTTCGCGTTCGATCTGCTGCACCTCGACGGCACGAACCTCTGCAATGCGTCCCTCGACGATCGAAAGCGCGTGCTCCAGCGCGTCGTGCCCGCAAAGGGGGTCGTGCGGTACACGCCGCACATCATCGGCGGGGGGCCGGAGATGTTCGCGAATGCGTGCAAGCTCGGCCTCGAGGGGATCATCTCTAAGCGACGCGACGCGGCCTATCGCGGGGGCAGGAGCCGCTGCTGGCTGAAATCGAAATGCACGTACCAGCAGGAGTTCGTGGTCGTCGGGTACACGACGAGCGACGCCGGCGCCTCGTTCGGCGCGCTCCTGCTCGGCGTGCACGACGAGCGCGGCCAGCTCGTCTACGTGGGCCGCGCGGGGACGGGCTTTTCAGCGAAGGAGCTCATCGAGATCGGGCGCGCTTTGAAGAAGATGGAGCGAAAGGACCCGCCCTTCGTGGGCAAGCGCCCCGGACCTGCGCGGGTCATGCGCTGGGTCGAGCCCATGCTGGTCGTCGAGGTGCGCTTCACGGAATGGACGGAGGACGGATGCCTGCGCCACCCGAGCTTCCTCGGCGTGCGTCTCGACAAGGACCCGAAGGAGGTCGTCCGCGAGCGGCCGGGATGA
- a CDS encoding CHAT domain-containing protein, producing MRPRRTSRALAALLTAASLHVLVDSPALAQPPPAPAGPAGGNWYMEANAIRTEGMALVQRGEVDAGIVKLERSLAIAEANKSDDYIALALGALAQAYVQKRDPVKVEALYQRVVDLRKKMEGPKGLFYAMALNDLGNFYFQTGRFDRAQPVLEESIAIYEAAGGTRGVGGVAPMYNLAMLHVGTGDLSRAAGLLERALTLQEGFAGKDHPAIAPFLSALGIVAHHRGELQRAEELDRRGCQMLEKMKGEGPELGQCLANLGMVLQSKGDYPAAKVELERGLAMLQYEDPQTRQRKRRGAQLQIARAVTALAQLFEATGDTPRARATFKDAVTMIDEDLNNVLASGSERDKRELFSRSSAQIGLVVSFHLGAAQNDPDALDLALRTLLRRKGRVLDAAAQGAKLLRNRLSTEEQALFDKLAAARNDLARLALGAPGTPPSGSPEAKEREANAKERIQKLEVELGERSRVYRAHTEDPTPARVQGALSDGAALVEIVRFSPYNVKWRKRDEAYRPARYAAYLVPAAGKIEAIDLGLAEEIDADVKALRTAFADPARKDATALAQALDAKVLRPILARLDANGKPAAGKPRMMYLSPDGALNLVPFVALVDGDGRPRVETITFDYLTSGRDLLLRTAESPKKEGPLVAANPDFGNAPAPGPKTGLRMLFPPLPGTAEEGRTISAMLSGSALVTDAQATEAALKRVRGPEVLHIATHGFFLGEPKDAAAKTRALELEMSNAAAGGGNAPKSTMVFPDNPLLRSGLALAGANRREGEEDGLLTALEAAGIDLWGTKLVVLSACETGVGDISNGEGVYGLRRALVLAGAQTSLMSLWQVDDEATRDLMIEYYRRLGAGEGRVEALRRAQLALLAGEGRRHPFYWAAFIASGDERPVSLSVLPPPPPRAREASSPQPPPKTARGARGCACETGAGEGAQGGWALALAAAALLVRRPRRGIAKGGARP from the coding sequence ATGCGCCCCCGACGCACCTCCCGCGCCCTCGCGGCGCTGCTCACCGCGGCGAGCCTCCACGTCCTCGTCGATTCGCCTGCGCTCGCCCAGCCGCCTCCCGCGCCAGCCGGGCCGGCCGGCGGCAACTGGTACATGGAGGCGAACGCGATCCGCACCGAGGGCATGGCGCTCGTGCAGCGGGGGGAGGTGGATGCCGGCATTGTGAAGCTCGAGCGGTCGCTCGCCATTGCCGAGGCGAACAAGAGCGACGACTACATCGCGCTCGCGCTCGGCGCGCTCGCCCAGGCCTACGTGCAAAAGCGCGACCCCGTGAAGGTCGAGGCGCTCTACCAGCGCGTCGTCGACTTGCGGAAGAAAATGGAAGGTCCCAAGGGGCTCTTCTATGCCATGGCGCTCAACGACCTCGGCAACTTCTACTTCCAAACGGGGCGTTTCGACCGCGCGCAGCCGGTGCTGGAGGAGTCGATCGCCATCTACGAGGCGGCGGGCGGCACGCGGGGCGTCGGGGGCGTCGCGCCGATGTACAATCTCGCGATGCTCCACGTGGGCACCGGCGACCTCTCGCGCGCGGCGGGGCTGCTCGAGCGCGCGCTCACGCTCCAGGAGGGGTTCGCCGGCAAGGATCATCCGGCGATCGCCCCGTTTCTATCGGCCCTCGGCATCGTCGCCCATCACAGGGGCGAGCTGCAGCGCGCGGAGGAGCTCGATCGGCGCGGCTGCCAGATGCTCGAGAAAATGAAGGGTGAGGGGCCCGAGCTCGGGCAATGCCTCGCCAACCTCGGCATGGTGCTCCAGTCGAAGGGCGATTACCCCGCGGCCAAAGTCGAGCTCGAGCGAGGCCTCGCCATGCTGCAATACGAGGACCCGCAGACCAGGCAGCGCAAGCGGCGCGGCGCGCAGCTCCAGATCGCGCGCGCCGTGACGGCCCTCGCGCAGCTCTTCGAGGCCACGGGGGACACGCCCAGGGCGCGCGCGACATTCAAGGATGCGGTCACGATGATCGACGAGGATCTGAACAACGTGCTCGCCTCGGGCTCGGAGCGGGACAAGCGCGAGCTGTTCTCGCGATCCTCCGCGCAGATCGGGCTCGTCGTGTCCTTTCACCTCGGCGCGGCGCAAAACGATCCCGACGCGCTGGATCTCGCCCTGCGCACCCTGCTCCGCCGCAAGGGGCGCGTCCTCGACGCCGCCGCGCAGGGCGCGAAGCTCTTGCGAAATCGCCTCTCGACCGAGGAGCAGGCCCTGTTCGACAAGCTCGCCGCCGCGCGCAACGACCTCGCGCGCCTGGCCCTCGGCGCCCCCGGCACGCCGCCTTCGGGCTCGCCCGAGGCGAAAGAGCGCGAGGCGAACGCCAAGGAGCGCATCCAGAAGCTCGAGGTCGAGCTCGGCGAGAGGAGCCGGGTTTACCGCGCCCACACCGAGGATCCGACGCCCGCGCGCGTCCAGGGGGCCCTGTCCGACGGCGCGGCGCTCGTCGAGATCGTCCGCTTCAGCCCGTACAACGTGAAATGGCGCAAGCGCGACGAGGCCTATCGCCCGGCCCGGTATGCGGCCTACCTCGTGCCCGCCGCGGGCAAGATCGAGGCGATCGATCTCGGCCTTGCCGAGGAGATCGACGCCGACGTCAAGGCGCTGCGCACGGCATTCGCGGACCCCGCGCGCAAGGACGCCACGGCGCTCGCGCAGGCGCTCGACGCGAAGGTGCTGCGCCCCATTCTCGCGCGGCTCGACGCGAACGGAAAGCCCGCGGCCGGCAAGCCGCGCATGATGTACCTCTCCCCCGACGGCGCGCTCAATCTCGTGCCCTTCGTCGCGCTCGTCGATGGCGACGGCCGACCCCGCGTCGAGACGATCACCTTCGATTACCTCACGAGCGGCCGCGATCTGCTGCTGCGGACCGCGGAGAGCCCCAAAAAGGAGGGCCCGCTCGTCGCGGCGAACCCCGATTTCGGCAACGCGCCCGCGCCGGGGCCGAAGACCGGGCTGCGCATGCTCTTCCCGCCGCTCCCCGGCACCGCGGAGGAGGGGAGGACGATCTCGGCCATGCTCTCCGGCTCCGCGCTCGTCACCGACGCACAGGCCACCGAGGCCGCATTGAAGCGCGTGCGCGGGCCCGAGGTGCTGCACATCGCCACGCACGGCTTCTTCCTCGGCGAGCCCAAGGACGCCGCCGCGAAGACGCGCGCGCTCGAGCTCGAGATGTCCAACGCGGCGGCCGGCGGAGGCAACGCGCCGAAGTCGACGATGGTATTCCCAGACAATCCGCTGCTCCGGTCGGGCCTCGCGCTCGCCGGCGCCAATCGGCGCGAGGGCGAGGAAGACGGGCTTCTCACGGCGCTCGAGGCGGCAGGGATCGATCTCTGGGGGACGAAGCTGGTGGTCCTGAGCGCGTGCGAGACGGGCGTCGGCGACATCTCGAACGGCGAGGGCGTTTACGGCCTGCGGCGCGCGCTCGTCCTTGCGGGCGCGCAGACGTCGCTCATGAGCCTGTGGCAAGTGGACGACGAGGCCACGCGAGACCTGATGATCGAATACTACCGCCGGCTCGGGGCGGGGGAGGGGCGCGTCGAGGCGCTGCGCCGGGCGCAGCTCGCGTTGCTCGCGGGCGAGGGCAGGCGCCACCCCTTCTACTGGGCGGCCTTCATTGCATCCGGCGACGAGCGCCCCGTCTCGCTCTCGGTTCTCCCGCCCCCGCCGCCGCGCGCACGAGAGGCGTCCTCGCCGCAGCCGCCGCCGAAGACAGCGCGGGGCGCGCGCGGCTGCGCTTGCGAGACCGGCGCGGGCGAGGGCGCGCAAGGCGGCTGGGCGCTCGCCCTCGCGGCCGCCGCGCTCCTCGTTCGGCGACCGCGGCGCGGCATTGCAAAGGGGGGAGCTCGGCCGTGA
- a CDS encoding protein N-terminal glutamine amidohydrolase: MKGKAKRRVAPTHPGRLYQAYYCEENVWQLCRQGQDIPGARTAVFISNALGSCPMWHQRAGRGRPVVWDYHVVLLSHPPFQIWDLDTTLGMPVPALDYLRHSFREEVPAPYLPSFRLVDADVFLASFASDREHMRAPDGRYREQPPSWPPIGSGPSNLMRFVDMQQPFLGEVLTLREFVSRVGGEI; the protein is encoded by the coding sequence GTGAAGGGCAAGGCAAAGCGCAGGGTCGCCCCCACGCACCCGGGGCGGCTCTATCAGGCCTATTACTGCGAAGAGAACGTCTGGCAGCTCTGCCGGCAGGGGCAGGACATCCCCGGCGCGCGCACGGCCGTCTTCATCTCGAATGCGCTCGGCTCGTGCCCCATGTGGCATCAGCGCGCGGGGCGCGGGCGGCCGGTCGTCTGGGATTACCACGTCGTCCTGCTCTCCCACCCGCCCTTCCAGATCTGGGACCTCGACACCACGCTCGGCATGCCCGTGCCCGCGCTCGATTACCTCCGGCACAGCTTCCGCGAGGAGGTCCCCGCGCCGTATTTGCCCTCCTTCCGGCTCGTCGACGCCGACGTCTTCCTCGCGTCCTTCGCCTCGGACCGCGAGCACATGCGCGCGCCCGACGGGCGCTATCGAGAGCAGCCGCCGTCCTGGCCGCCCATCGGCTCCGGTCCCTCGAACCTGATGCGCTTCGTCGACATGCAGCAGCCCTTTCTCGGCGAGGTGCTCACGCTCCGGGAGTTTGTTTCGCGCGTCGGCGGCGAGATCTGA
- a CDS encoding 2OG-Fe(II) oxygenase, with translation MSSWLDLDRWDLDALAATWRGARPFPHVVLDGAVFPERLAELRDAFVEEPASLIHDEIYEVTASAPALEHPVLQGLRDELGGERARATVEKITGKRAGRVEMRGYAFEEGHYLLPHSDHRDDVGRLIAFAYYLEPPGPLEGGELELYECAFDGAEIVSTVPAVRIAPTPNRLVLFDVGDASLHEVREVTRGVRFSLSGWFYP, from the coding sequence ATGTCCTCCTGGCTGGATCTCGATCGCTGGGACCTCGATGCCCTCGCCGCGACCTGGCGGGGCGCGCGGCCCTTTCCGCACGTCGTGCTCGACGGCGCGGTCTTCCCCGAGCGGCTCGCCGAGCTGCGTGACGCTTTCGTCGAGGAGCCCGCCTCGCTCATTCACGACGAGATCTACGAGGTCACCGCCTCCGCGCCCGCGCTCGAGCACCCGGTCCTGCAGGGCTTGCGCGACGAGCTCGGCGGCGAGCGCGCGCGGGCGACGGTCGAGAAGATCACGGGCAAGAGGGCCGGCCGCGTGGAGATGCGCGGCTATGCCTTCGAGGAGGGCCATTACCTCCTGCCGCACTCCGACCACCGCGACGACGTCGGCCGCCTCATCGCGTTCGCCTATTACCTCGAGCCTCCCGGCCCGCTCGAGGGCGGCGAGCTCGAGCTGTACGAATGCGCGTTCGACGGCGCCGAGATCGTCTCCACCGTCCCCGCCGTGCGCATCGCGCCCACCCCGAATCGCCTCGTGCTCTTCGACGTGGGCGACGCGTCGTTGCACGAGGTCCGCGAGGTGACGCGCGGCGTCCGATTCTCCCTCTCCGGATGGTTTTACCCGTGA